A window of Gambusia affinis linkage group LG03, SWU_Gaff_1.0, whole genome shotgun sequence genomic DNA:
AACATTGCTGTTATGCAACAATATCAGTTGCATagcagcaatattaatatcatATATTGATCGTAACTCATGAAGGAATGACTGTGAATACTGTTAGCAGCTCAAAATGTAGGAAACGTTAATAAATGAGTGTTTTGGGGAATTTCTAACAGTTTCTTTGTGACTGTCTGCAGGTCGAGCACCAAGGTGCTCAGCTGGAAACGGTTCAGCAGAGAAACCTGCttctgcaggaggaaaacaagGTCCTGAAGGAGAAAATTAACAACCTAGAGaggtatttttctttaacttcaaCACTTATATAAAAACCAATTTATTGAGTTGATCCTGGTTGTTAAAGGTGACCTAtcatgcttccttgaacaggtgaGGATAGATAAGTCTACAGACTATACAAAACATGtcctttgcattttcttttgctcaAAATCAGCGCTTTCAGCAGTAAAACCATCTGACCAATGGAGCTGGGCctcagctttggttgctaggtgatgaaCAGagttccgctggggttgctaggtaacgggctatGCCTCACTGGGGTTACTAGGTGAGGAACAGAGCCTACTGATTTGTTCCAAGaattctggtattttttttagctttagaaATTTGGACTCAGGTCCCAGTTCAAGAAGCGTAACAAATAAATAGACAGGAATAAATaatagtatatatatacatatataataagTATAAATGCAAAGTATATATGCATATTAGTGCACAATATATTGGCACTAACATTGATATCGGCcgatatttgtcattttttaacgTGTTGGTATCAATAAAGAAAACTGGGCCGATGTtaacagcaaatatttatttcaatcttgttgctgccttctttttttccccaaagttgTTGAAATGTTATACATATAATACATAATATCTGCAAATATAGTACAGTTATCAGCCATAACAACAATATAAATATCAGATATTAATTTTGGCCCAAATTTTTATATCTGTGCATCTTTTATGTATATAACCAAAGTTAAAAAGTGAGACGAAGCCgtattaaatgtgtttgtgacgttacatttgGGACTCTTTTGAAATGGCTCGTTTTCCTCACacctaaaaaatattaatttattgccaaaaaacagcttgatggggttttttaagcgttaaagttgtttttagaagcagtagaaacctgaatggaagtacaaaacaataataataataggttCCCTTTAAACAAATCAGATgagttcatgttttcatttagataATATATTTCAGGACTTAACAGTAAAATCCATATATTTTAGATGAAATGAAGtgaaactggaacaaaaactGCTCTGAGTCTGAATTCTGCCTCCTTGTTCTGTCGTGAAACACTTTGCTGTGCCTGTGTGTTCATTGTAGGAAGCTGGAGGACATGAATGCAGAAAACAGAGAGATGTCCCAGGCTGTCAGTGTAAAGGAAGGAGGCATCCGCAgccttcagcagcagctggaggagaaaacaCACGAGTGCACCGTCGTGTCCCAGCAGCTGCGGGAAACTCTGAACGACACTCAAAGACAGGTCAGAAACAGAAAGACCTTTcttaaagtataaatataaaatttgattATGTGACTGCtcataaatatgcaaatcatTGAATCTGTGTTTGTAAAAGATTATAATAGAAATCACAACAGTAAGTTAAGGTTAAATAAGAATGAGAGACTGTAAGGTAATATGTGGTGCAGCTTTTAATGctacatgttaaaaatgtagcTTGTGTATctccaaactaaatgtttagctcaGAGCTAACtagtttaaagctaaatatttagcttcaaactaaatatgtatCTTGTTATGCATTTAGCTTATTtagttaactaaatatttaggtggCAAACTAAATAGTTAGCGCaaagctaaatatgtagttcagagctaaatatcaagcttcaaactaaatatttagcttatttaGCCTGTTAACTAATATTTAACTAATTATTCAACTTggaatctaaatatttagcccgtttgctaattaaatatttagtttgaaactgtcatttataaattaacatattaaaaatatgactgACAAATTAGCTCCAGTTTCTTCTTTATGACAGGCTAAATGACCCAAATTATTTCTGGTAATTTTTCACAGTGTAATGTTTCTAACAGCACCCTTTACAGTTctgataaaaagacaaaaaaactactgaatatttaaaagaagtttaaaaaactgcaaacaattGGGATGTGCAATAATACAGCAGAGTTATAAAGACTACCAGAGTTTATCGGGAGCagtttaaagcatttattttcttctcttcttgtttgaatttcttgtttagttTGATTGATATGATTAGCTCCATTTACAATAAAAGTTTAGCTGATTTCAAGAAAAGGAAAGTCCAAACTCTGATCATGTTTATCTCATGAACAAAACTTCCAGGTGGACGACAGCATACAGCGACTTCTGGCCAAAGAGAAAGCATCACAGTCCAGATCGTTGGAGCTGCAGAACCAACTGAGTCGGGCCAAATTGGAGCTGAATCAGCTGCAGCGAAGCAAGGAGGACGTACGTCATTCATCCCTCATCAGGTCTGACTGCAGCCTTCGATgggattaaaatgtgttttctgtctccagaTGGAGCGTCGCTTCCATTCTCAGCTTCAGAACTTGAGGGAGCGACTGGACCAGTCGGATTCTACAAACCGCAGTTTGCAGAACTACGTTCAATTTCTGAGAAACTCGTATGGAAATGTCTACGGAGACTGCTTGCTGAGCACTGCTGATCCGCTCCTGGAGCAATAGAGCACAAATTAAttcacatttattgtgaaattgctcaaatgcttttaaaatgtgaagGTCTGAGCATTATTTATTGTcctcagaaataaatattgcagTCTTgatgcttgttttatttattaaatgttttgttttatgtggcTAGAAGTGAAAACTTgtatctttgaatttttttaagctGAAACGTTTGCTGTTCAACTTCTAATCTACTCACAAAATATTTAGAGATTCTGAAAACTCTTCAGTCAAAATCAGTTTACAAGTTATTGTCctacaattttattaaatagattacttttttttatacttttaatgttttattttcttagttaaaatcaaaaattaaaattttcttattaaattgtttgtattttatgtaacaTCTCtgcataaaatacaatgaaactagatgtcatatttaatttaattaaatatttaattcaaatttctACTTAATTTGCCTTTGGGATCTATaaagaattttttaatttgaattattagTGATGGACATAAcgtgatttaaaacaaaaatcaatgaGATTTTAGGGCGTGGACTGTAATTTACTGGATTTTGAATATAAAGTATGAGTTTAATGTCCAGGCTGATAACtataaaaatgctttctgttttaattgattaaaaatgtataaaatgaaaatgaaagtattATTGCACAGTTAGGTGCAGGTTAATGTAAGAATTTTTGTCTATTGAAACAGAACTGTTGAGAGCTGGAGATTAAATAGTTCACTACGTCAAACATAATATTTTGCGAAAAATGTTAGTCTTCTAAAAAGAAACGCAAACTAACAATCTGAAGGAGACGGTTATGATAAATATACGACCGGAACCAAGCAGTGACAGGGTCACTGTTTCCGGTCGGACTGAGTTTTTGTGTGAGTCTGTTTGGCGCTTGCTGCTGTTAGCCTCAGACCGTCGGTATCGTTTTTGTTTGGTTGACGATGCCTTCAGAAAACCTACGATGGGAAACTTTAGAGGCCTTAAAAAATTCACCTAAAGGACAAGTGACTTTCGACCCCTACTGGTCAGAGAGAGGAGAGGTGAGTTAACTCATATTAGCAACTGCTAGCTCGACTCGGTGGAAGCTAAAGTTAGACATTCTgcttgtttacttttaaaaccaGGCTATTTCTTAATGATCAAATGCTTATTTATTGACTCAGTTTGACCAAAGACTGTTTCACCAAGAGCACGTCTTCAGATTAAGGTGTGAAATCGAGGACATGAGGTGGTTTGTGgaacttaatttaaattttcttcagtttgCTACATCATCGTTCCCATATATAGCCACCAGGGGCgagtgttatgttttttttttaaattaagaaataaaagacaaagcgGTTATCTTAAACTTTAGGGAACGTCCCTTAAAAATTACCTTTTAAAGCCTAAGTTGTGTCATTATATGGAAAATCGGATAATAGCACAAACAAGCAACGCCTCagctaaaaataatcagaagtAACATAACATTAGTTTCTAGGCTCTTTAGTCTAATACAATCCAATATCGTAATTCTTTTTTTCGGTGGTCCTAATCCCCTTCCACGTAGAGcatctgcagtttttaaagtaataaatggAAATTTGATCCAATGTACATTACAGTTTTTAAGTGCCAGGTTGTATACAATAATCTGACAgattaatgatgaaaatatgacttttgaaCCTCTTTCTGAgcatctctctgtgtttgtgcagcATATTTTGGCTGGGTGTAAAGAGACCCCCAGCTTGTCCTCCCACTCTGCGGTCATATTGGAGCGGATTGAGTCTCGGTCGCTAAACAAGTCGTCCTTCTTGGACTCTAGCTCCATTGACTTTGAGGAGAAACCTGCCTCTGTTTCCTCCTTGGAATCCAAAGCAGATCTCAACAGCAAGATCAGCTCTCTTTCTTCAACTCCGCCTCTGAAAAATCAACCAAAAGATGTAAGTAATACACTAAAGTTGTTGAGATGCTGTTATTGTTGCAAGAGAACTTTTCTGGGAGttttttttgctattgtttCAGGTTTCCGGGTCGCTACCAAAGCTTAGCGTGCAACCGGCGCTTAACGATGAGACGAGAGGTGAAAGTCCAGAGGCGGATGTCAGCGAAGTTCCCGCTCCTCCTTCCCCACCCGCCATTTCCATGCTGTCGCCCAGAGCCATGGAGACGGCCGGCCACATCATCCGCTTCCAGAAGGAGCAGCAAGAGAAGGCCAAGGTCCGACTCACAGAACCGTTTTTCAGATCAGActcatggtttttttttcttctctttgataGAACTGGGTCTTGAagatttacatgttttttttctttcccgaAATGTATTCcttgggtttccatagttcagagtgagTCCAAGGCGGCCATCTTATTTAAGAATTGTGTTTcacagcttctgtttatttgaacTGTGAATTCAGCTCAGGTGGAATATTATGGCCAAACatgatttctttccttttaattacgagaataaagtcataatattgcaAGCATATTGCTGTACATcaatagaaatgaaataatacataaataaaatcataaaaatagaGCAAAGTACcgtagtaattttatgagaattttaacaggaaaagtaaaaaattaaaatgaaaaatgctgaGAATCATCTGAATTTATACTTTGGTAtcagttttcaaaaacttttgtaaaagttttaattgtaaagattttttctgctaatattatggCTATTTTCTCGTAATTAAGCAAGAATTCTCGTAGCCTGACTCTAATATGTTGCCGTACAAATCACAGAAtgaatgattaaaacaaaagccacgttttggaaaatattttctgtcatttcttatttagaaaagaaagcaagcaaaaaaagtccattaaaatcGGATCTGATATGAAAAATCAGAGACTTTATTTTGAGGCCGAATTGCTCAGTCCTATTATATGAAGTCATCAACAAGCCAACTAGAGCTTTATTTATACCTATTATTCAGAAATTGTTTCATAACATTAAAATTGACACTcagaaaaaatccaaatatgattaaaaagcaataatatttgttttagagAGGAATAATTAAGctgttatttgtttgtaaagccattctgtttatttcttctgaGCAGCCATGCTTTCTTTTAATTGTCATCTCAAGGTTTTCCAGAGGTcaatttttggacattttcctCATCAGttgaaaaaatgttggaaagcCCGGAGAACTTTCTATTAAGACTCTAAAGTTATTTTGAAGGAACATCTAAAAAGTACTGCATGTTAGAAGTATCAATCTGACACAGTTCACTCCTGGAAGTGAGTCTGGATCAGTTTTATCCATGTTTCAAACACCAGGTGGCGCTCCTAGAGCGGCAGGCGTTGCAGGAGAAGCTGGTGGAGTCGGTGGCGAGCACCGAGATGGAGCACCTGAAGCGCTTCGAGGAGCTGAGGGAGCTGAAGCAGAGGCAGGAGTTCCAGAGTATTCGGGACATGATGGACAGAGAGTGAGAACCGAACCACACGCAGGACGATACCGAGTGAAAACtgagatgtttctgtgtgtttgagtCCAAACTGTTTCGTCTCTCCGCTGCAGGACCAAAGAGCTCATGGGGCGCCAGGAGAAGCTGAAGGAAGAGCAGCGGCACCGAATAAAGGTACAATACGTCAATAATGACGAGGAAAAAATCAGACTTCTGCCTGTTCACTTTCATAGCATCCTCTGTTTTGTGGTACACTTACATAAGTAGCATCTAGCCTGTTACAACAAGCAATAATGCAATTAATCgcattataaattaaaacaaactcaacaaTTTCCAATAGCATGAtttatgtgggttttttttttcttttctctctttctaccaaaatctGGATGACAGAACTTTTCAGTCTTTGGTCTTTTTTTGaagaacagttttgtttatagagACTAAATCGTTCagcttatttattgtttctgttattttttgtttatttattttggatatttaaaatgttttcctgtacCAGTGTTAAATGCTCattagattttaaagtttattgacttttgagaatatgttcttgcatttttatgcattttattacttgaaaatggtctcaaagcaacaattattatttatcacaataacttctgcgACAATTTATCCTCTTGCAATATTTGTTAACGTGACAGACCTATCTATATATACAGGTCTTTAAATTAGGAGGTAAAGTTGTTTTATCTGtcattaaatgttctttattattttctttcaaatttcatCTAAAATGTTCTCGGCTTGATTCGGttcaggtgtttttgttttttagtgtttttcttccacagaactgaaacacaaaccaaaTTTTCTTCATGAATACAGTTGTGAAGAAAATGCAAGATTATTCccatttctgctttaaactattttttattcactttgaaTCAAGATGCAGCAATGAAAAGCTCTGTTGGTCAAAACATTTGTCAacaattaaaagtttttgattttgatgaATTTAATGAACAGGGgtaaaaaatcagatttttatgtatttgacaTGTAGAACTGCAATTGATTGGTATAATCAACAGGATCGATATTTAAAAGGTgcagtttaacattttctgcaggatcctaaaatgttttaaacttggCGATCTTCTTCTCTTCAGCCATTTTTAACGATGTACAACGCTAGGTCTTGGCCATCCTTTAGTTATGCATTCTTCAGTCTGGATTGATTTTGCTCCTGTAGATCCTGAACCTTCGCGTGAGGGAGCTGGAGCAGCAGCGCCACCGTGAGGCGGAGCTGGAGAAGCAGAGGCAGGCGGAGGGCAGGGAGAGGCTGCGGAGCCTCAACAGCATCCAGGAGGAGATCCTGCAGCTCAACCAGCTGCTGGAGCCGTCCGCACAGACCAACGCTCACCTCCCGGCGGCCAGCATCGCCTCACACAGCCTCCGCGGCAACCAGCTGTGCTCCCAGGTGTCGGAGGTCGTCAGAAAGACAGCAGAGGTCGGTCCAACCTCGGATGTGGGTTTCTGTTTCCTGCGGTTCGGTTCGGTAACTGGAcgtctttctgtttctgtccagGGAGAGTTTCCCAGCGTGGAGGACATGGCTGTGGCGGAGCGAGCGCTCTGCGAGATGAGGTCGGTGATCCGGcagatggaggaggaggcggcCAGGGttcaggagaagaagaagaaggaccaggagcaggaagaagagcGCAGGAAGCAGGAGGCTCTGCAGGTGCAGCAGGAGGCGCAAAAGAAGGCGGAGCAGGCAGTCAAAGAGAAGGCGCAGAAAAAAGGTAACTAATTTATTAGCTTCAAAATAGTGAATCATAGCtaaaatgatgcatttaaatCTGCAGAGATGATTTAGAAACTGCAGGCTAAATATGGACAGGAGCAGTTTACTGAAGTAATCATTAGCAGCAGGTCTGTTGATTAATCATGTCTGGTCCAACAGGGCTGCAGAACAACGCAGAAGAGAGCACCATCAAGTGGTACAAGGAGCTGCAGAACTCGGCCGCTCAGTGCGCTCAGTCCTTCGAACAACTCAACTCTCCCAAAGACGCTCAGGTGGCTCCACGCCGCCAAACTCCAGGATTATTTCATTATTGATTTTTCTCTAAACGTCTGTATGCGATTCCCTTCCTCCTGGCTCAGACGAAGAAGCTGaagctggagctgcagaaagCCGCCACCATCCCCGTCAGCCAGATCTCCACCAACTCCGGGTCGCAGCTCCGGGAGATCTTCGACAGGATCGACAAGCTGCTGTCGGGGCGGGCCGTGGTGTCTGGCGGGAAGTCCGTCTCCGCCTCCCAGCATCCTCAGGGCCTGGAGTTTGTCGGCTACAAGCTGGCGGAGAAGTTTGTGGTGAGTCTGTCTGCAGGTAGCAGGAGGTATCACAGCCTGCAGAGTTACTGtttcaacaattaaaacattctgGTGTtggttttcatcatgttttccaGTTCTTCAAATTTATCTTTTGAGGAATTAGAGAGTCGTGGCTTTTGACATTTAATGAGAAGAAGGTCTACAGCAGACCTCCTCTCACTCCTGATCTTTTTCCTGCGTAGAAACAAGGTGAGGAAGAGGTGGCGTCCCACCACGAAGCCGCCTTCCCCATCGCCGTGGTGGCCTCCGGCATCTGGGAGCTGCACCCCCAGGTGGGCGACCTCATCCTGGCTCACCTGCATAAGAAGTGTCCCTATTCGGTCCCTCACTACCCCCCGATGAAGGACGGCACGCCTGTGGACGAATACCAGAAGTGAGTGGTTCAGAAAAGACGAAGCAACaatattttctagattttttaaaatttaacctcttaagcatttttctttatcttaagtgaaaatgtttatatttttgttgcagtttcatgttaattactgctctgattgTGTTGTTCTGCCAGCAAAAGGCCATTTTTAGTCTGTCCACTCTGGTTGACAATCGATTACTAAGCTAGTTGAcggttatttcaataatcgattaatcataattaattcCAT
This region includes:
- the gle1 gene encoding nucleoporin GLE1 codes for the protein MPSENLRWETLEALKNSPKGQVTFDPYWSERGEHILAGCKETPSLSSHSAVILERIESRSLNKSSFLDSSSIDFEEKPASVSSLESKADLNSKISSLSSTPPLKNQPKDVSGSLPKLSVQPALNDETRGESPEADVSEVPAPPSPPAISMLSPRAMETAGHIIRFQKEQQEKAKVALLERQALQEKLVESVASTEMEHLKRFEELRELKQRQEFQSIRDMMDRETKELMGRQEKLKEEQRHRIKILNLRVRELEQQRHREAELEKQRQAEGRERLRSLNSIQEEILQLNQLLEPSAQTNAHLPAASIASHSLRGNQLCSQVSEVVRKTAEGEFPSVEDMAVAERALCEMRSVIRQMEEEAARVQEKKKKDQEQEEERRKQEALQVQQEAQKKAEQAVKEKAQKKGLQNNAEESTIKWYKELQNSAAQCAQSFEQLNSPKDAQTKKLKLELQKAATIPVSQISTNSGSQLREIFDRIDKLLSGRAVVSGGKSVSASQHPQGLEFVGYKLAEKFVKQGEEEVASHHEAAFPIAVVASGIWELHPQVGDLILAHLHKKCPYSVPHYPPMKDGTPVDEYQKILGYRVDDCGVEGQDSFLKRMSGMIRLYAAVIQLRWPYGSKQGSVPHGLNHGWRWLAQMLNMEPLADITATLLFDFLEVCGNALMKQYQGQFWKLILLLKDEYFPRIEAVTSSGEMGSVIRLKQFLEMSLQSRQISPPKGQLSATFWRS